In Sphingobacteriaceae bacterium, the following proteins share a genomic window:
- a CDS encoding MarR family transcriptional regulator: MKLEDEIQQKSFKTEYQKLAVNLFYTTNWLNNHYSEFFKNLDLTVQQYNVLRILRGQHPTPCHLKLVKERMLDRMSDASRIVDKLVAKEYVIRNECPSDRRSVNLLISDSGLKLLKELDYIDESTKDIFKSLNPDQVLQLNTLLDELRGKGQ; this comes from the coding sequence ATGAAGCTCGAAGATGAAATACAACAAAAATCGTTCAAGACAGAATATCAAAAACTGGCTGTGAACCTGTTTTACACGACTAATTGGCTGAACAATCATTACAGTGAATTTTTCAAGAATCTGGACCTTACCGTTCAACAATACAATGTTCTTCGCATTTTAAGAGGCCAGCACCCTACTCCCTGTCATTTAAAACTTGTGAAAGAACGTATGCTTGACCGTATGAGCGATGCTTCACGTATTGTAGACAAGCTTGTAGCAAAAGAATACGTGATACGTAATGAATGCCCGAGTGATCGTAGAAGTGTGAATTTACTTATTTCTGATTCGGGACTTAAGTTGCTGAAAGAGCTTGATTACATTGACGAATCGACGAAAGATATTTTTAAAAGCCTGAACCCTGACCAGGTGCTACAGCTTAATACCTTGCTGGATGAGCTTCGCGGCAAAGGACAATGA